In a single window of the Methanofollis ethanolicus genome:
- a CDS encoding homocysteine biosynthesis protein, giving the protein MEKSIEEINTRIRDGNARVVTAEEMPDIVAELGEEGALKEVDVVTTGTFGAMCSSGAFLNFGHTDPPIRMERVWLNDVEAYGGVAAVDAYLGATQQSTTQGDTYGGAHVIEDLISGRSVELRAISRGTDCYPRRTVTSTLLLEDFNDAVMVNPRNAYQNYNAATNSTDRTLHTYMGLLLPNSGNVSYSGAGALSPLANDPHYHRIGSGVPIFLGGAEGMIVGQGTQSSPATGFATLMTTGDLKQMSPDFIRAATYQGYGVTMYVGVGVPLPVTDLEVVRSTAVRDEDLMTTIVDYGVPHRDRPAIRRVSYAELKSGKVEINGEEVKTSSLSSYKKAREVAETLRGWVEQGSIELALPTRHFNAAKRTHPMRETKVVPMVREVMDPEVVCITEDEPIIAAATRLLRGETNHLPVLDTDGFLVGIVTTYDVTKAVARPDDRLLVRDIMTRKVVRTTPDEAVDIAAQKLNRNNISALPVVDPANRVIGMLTALDLGKLLGGRWQ; this is encoded by the coding sequence ATGGAGAAGTCGATCGAAGAGATCAATACACGAATACGCGACGGCAATGCCCGCGTCGTCACGGCAGAGGAGATGCCGGACATTGTCGCGGAACTCGGCGAGGAAGGGGCCCTCAAGGAGGTGGACGTCGTCACGACCGGGACCTTCGGGGCAATGTGCTCCTCCGGTGCCTTCCTCAACTTCGGCCACACCGACCCCCCGATCAGGATGGAGAGAGTCTGGCTCAACGACGTCGAGGCATATGGGGGCGTTGCCGCCGTCGACGCTTATCTCGGGGCGACCCAGCAGTCCACCACGCAGGGCGATACGTACGGCGGTGCGCACGTGATCGAGGACCTGATCTCCGGCAGGTCTGTCGAACTCCGTGCGATCTCCCGCGGGACAGACTGCTACCCGCGCCGGACGGTGACCTCCACCCTCCTCCTCGAAGACTTCAACGATGCCGTGATGGTCAACCCGCGGAACGCCTACCAGAACTACAATGCGGCGACGAACTCCACCGACCGCACCCTCCACACCTATATGGGCCTCCTCCTCCCGAACAGCGGGAATGTCTCCTATTCCGGGGCAGGGGCGCTCTCCCCCCTCGCCAACGACCCCCACTATCATCGGATCGGGAGCGGCGTCCCCATCTTCCTTGGCGGGGCAGAGGGTATGATCGTCGGGCAGGGCACGCAGTCCTCCCCCGCGACCGGTTTTGCGACCCTGATGACGACCGGCGACCTGAAGCAGATGAGCCCCGACTTTATCAGGGCGGCGACGTACCAGGGCTACGGCGTCACGATGTACGTCGGCGTCGGCGTCCCCCTGCCTGTCACTGACCTTGAGGTCGTCAGGAGCACGGCCGTACGGGATGAGGACCTGATGACGACCATTGTCGACTACGGCGTGCCGCACCGCGACCGTCCGGCCATCAGGCGTGTCAGTTATGCCGAACTGAAGAGCGGGAAGGTCGAGATCAATGGCGAAGAGGTGAAGACCTCCTCCCTTTCGAGTTACAAGAAGGCCCGCGAGGTCGCGGAGACCCTGCGCGGCTGGGTGGAGCAGGGCTCGATTGAACTCGCCCTCCCGACCAGGCACTTCAATGCCGCAAAGAGGACGCACCCCATGAGGGAGACGAAGGTGGTCCCGATGGTGCGCGAGGTGATGGACCCGGAGGTCGTCTGCATCACCGAGGACGAACCGATTATTGCGGCGGCGACGAGGCTTCTCCGGGGCGAGACGAATCACCTGCCCGTCCTCGACACGGACGGTTTCCTCGTCGGGATCGTCACGACCTACGACGTCACCAAGGCTGTCGCACGGCCGGACGACCGTCTCCTTGTCAGGGACATCATGACCCGGAAGGTTGTCAGGACGACGCCCGACGAGGCGGTGGACATCGCCGCCCAGAAATTGAACAGGAACAATATCAGCGCCCTGCCGGTGGTCGATCCCGCAAACAGGGTCATCGGCATGCTCACCGCGCTTGACCTCGGCAAACTCCTCGGCGGGAGGTGGCAGTAA
- a CDS encoding pre-peptidase C-terminal domain-containing protein: MALIIAAVLTPFGAAQGTIAELDGYTIAPAADENRGLVELQRNDATISQGERDRYSHTVPSGTSQMNIDLNWGNSANSLFLTISAPTSAIGTFHDADDGAIDGRIHITISKSPCIEAGTWEFVVYGEKVSGKEDYTFGWI; encoded by the coding sequence ATGGCCCTGATCATTGCGGCGGTCCTGACGCCGTTCGGCGCAGCACAGGGTACGATCGCAGAACTGGATGGATACACCATTGCACCGGCGGCAGATGAGAACAGAGGACTTGTGGAACTCCAGAGAAACGATGCCACCATCAGTCAGGGAGAAAGAGATCGATACTCACATACCGTCCCGTCCGGTACATCACAGATGAACATCGATCTGAACTGGGGGAATTCCGCAAACTCACTCTTCCTGACAATCTCCGCCCCGACAAGCGCTATAGGAACATTCCATGACGCCGACGACGGCGCAATCGACGGCCGGATACACATCACCATCAGCAAAAGTCCCTGCATCGAAGCCGGGACGTGGGAATTTGTCGTCTACGGAGAGAAGGTGTCTGGAAAGGAAGACTACACATTCGGCTGGATCTAA
- a CDS encoding SWIM zinc finger family protein, with translation MKEIWEEIRDAGGLTPQVRERICRSYRNRGEKALAAADGGLVWKYNDFFIVTGCSDEYIVEDDFCTCKDFIYRGRCCWHILAVRIAIAAGSYQEKDGWYIDRWKMIR, from the coding sequence ATGAAAGAGATCTGGGAGGAGATCAGAGACGCGGGCGGCCTGACACCGCAGGTCAGAGAGCGGATCTGCCGGTCCTACAGGAACCGGGGGGAAAAAGCGCTCGCGGCAGCCGACGGCGGCCTGGTGTGGAAGTACAACGACTTCTTCATCGTCACCGGTTGTTCGGACGAGTACATCGTCGAGGACGACTTCTGCACCTGCAAGGACTTCATCTACCGGGGGCGGTGCTGCTGGCACATCCTTGCCGTGCGGATCGCCATAGCAGCAGGGTCATATCAGGAAAAAGACGGTTGGTACATCGATCGATGGAAGATGATCCGGTGA
- a CDS encoding winged helix-turn-helix transcriptional regulator, translated as MDKRPLFLILILSSILTAPPVTALGGYTVTPAYDISDQEYHDFDEISFFEESPRMMIIELALFLSPALILPAEILYSLVVISCLGFRRVTRQTILDHKGRRELYELIRDNPGISLSTLREKTGLNDGTARYHLGLLNLHGMIVCRSYHGSRYYYARNKDYGRMEAALLTYLHTENARVILDLLSRDDDLSHHDLMAATGTASPTISWHMKRLIADGIVESYHEGRKTRYLLTPAAAEILGTASRNVDDGTTQESGAVPG; from the coding sequence ATGGATAAGCGCCCCCTTTTTCTCATCCTCATCCTCTCCAGTATCCTGACGGCACCTCCGGTCACCGCCCTCGGAGGGTACACCGTCACCCCGGCCTATGATATCTCCGACCAGGAGTATCATGACTTCGACGAGATCTCTTTCTTCGAAGAGTCACCCAGAATGATGATCATTGAACTGGCCCTCTTTCTCTCACCGGCGCTCATCCTCCCGGCGGAGATCCTCTACTCCCTCGTTGTCATCTCATGCCTCGGGTTTCGCCGGGTCACCAGGCAGACCATCCTCGACCATAAAGGAAGACGTGAACTCTATGAACTGATCCGAGACAATCCGGGAATATCCCTTTCCACTCTTCGAGAAAAGACAGGACTGAATGACGGGACGGCACGCTACCACCTCGGACTCCTGAACCTCCACGGTATGATCGTCTGCCGCTCCTATCACGGGTCCAGGTACTACTATGCCAGGAACAAAGACTACGGCAGAATGGAGGCGGCCCTCCTCACCTACCTCCACACTGAAAACGCCCGCGTGATCCTCGACCTCCTCTCCCGAGACGACGACCTCTCGCACCACGACCTGATGGCGGCGACCGGCACCGCAAGTCCGACCATATCCTGGCACATGAAACGTCTCATCGCTGATGGCATCGTCGAGTCGTACCATGAGGGGAGAAAAACGAGGTACCTGCTCACCCCTGCCGCCGCGGAGATCCTCGGGACCGCAAGCAGGAACGTGGATGACGGGACAACGCAGGAGTCAGGGGCCGTACCGGGGTGA
- a CDS encoding Nif3-like dinuclear metal center hexameric protein, protein MDSADLVAHLERIAPPELAEEFDEGRIGLIVEGRKDVGTVCCALDATPAVAEAAARAGAGMLVVHHTPIWEPVTAVRGTTTGVLRPLLAHEIGLYVMHTNFDRAAGGVNDTLARILGLEEVRPMSLGRVGTCTRTLREMATQIGGNVRVYGDTRDPATLAVVGGSGFDPALIDEAVGLGAEAFLSAELKHHVARSSPIPCIESTHYALEAPGMQALAEREGWQYIDDRPQVTTLP, encoded by the coding sequence ATGGATAGTGCAGACCTGGTTGCGCACCTGGAACGAATCGCGCCGCCGGAACTTGCTGAAGAATTCGACGAAGGGCGGATCGGCCTCATAGTCGAAGGGAGGAAGGACGTCGGGACGGTCTGTTGCGCCCTCGACGCAACGCCCGCGGTGGCGGAGGCCGCCGCCCGTGCCGGTGCCGGCATGCTCGTCGTCCACCACACTCCCATCTGGGAACCGGTGACTGCCGTTCGCGGCACGACCACCGGCGTCCTGCGGCCCCTGCTGGCGCACGAGATCGGCCTCTATGTGATGCACACCAACTTCGACCGTGCCGCCGGCGGAGTGAACGACACCCTCGCCCGCATCCTCGGCCTTGAGGAGGTGCGGCCGATGTCGCTCGGACGCGTCGGCACCTGCACCCGCACCCTCAGGGAGATGGCCACCCAAATCGGCGGAAACGTCAGGGTGTACGGCGACACACGCGACCCCGCCACCCTCGCGGTCGTCGGCGGGAGCGGCTTTGACCCCGCCCTCATCGATGAGGCCGTCGGCCTCGGTGCAGAGGCCTTTCTCTCGGCAGAACTGAAGCACCATGTGGCGCGGTCGTCGCCGATCCCCTGCATCGAGTCGACTCACTACGCACTGGAGGCCCCGGGCATGCAGGCACTCGCGGAAAGGGAGGGCTGGCAGTACATCGATGATCGGCCGCAGGTCACGACCCTCCCATGA
- the hisH gene encoding imidazole glycerol phosphate synthase subunit HisH: MKTIVIIDYGLGNLRSVRKGLEKAGASPVISADPDQIAAADGIVLPGVGAFRDGMEMLGPIEGTVREAAREVPVLGICLGMQMLMESSEEGGLSAGLGMIPGPVRRFPRTPGMKVPHMGWNTLSIRSGEPLFEGVPDGSYVYFVHSYYAEAAPEHTMTTTDYICPFSSSVRKGNVFGVQFHPEKSGDVGLRILGNFIGMV; the protein is encoded by the coding sequence ATGAAGACGATAGTTATAATTGATTACGGGCTTGGCAACCTCCGGAGCGTCAGGAAGGGGCTGGAGAAGGCGGGTGCGTCGCCGGTGATCTCGGCGGACCCCGACCAGATCGCCGCGGCGGACGGCATCGTCCTGCCGGGCGTCGGCGCCTTCAGGGACGGCATGGAGATGCTCGGCCCGATCGAGGGGACGGTCCGCGAGGCGGCGAGGGAGGTGCCGGTCCTCGGCATCTGCCTCGGCATGCAGATGCTGATGGAGAGTTCGGAGGAGGGCGGCCTCTCCGCCGGCCTCGGCATGATCCCCGGCCCTGTCCGCCGCTTCCCCCGGACGCCCGGCATGAAGGTGCCCCACATGGGCTGGAACACTCTCTCGATCCGATCCGGCGAACCCCTCTTCGAGGGCGTGCCTGACGGGTCGTATGTCTACTTCGTCCACTCGTACTATGCGGAGGCGGCGCCCGAGCACACGATGACGACGACCGACTACATCTGCCCCTTCTCGTCGTCGGTGCGGAAGGGCAATGTCTTTGGCGTCCAGTTCCACCCGGAGAAGAGCGGGGACGTGGGGCTGAGGATTCTCGGGAATTTTATCGGGATGGTGTGA
- a CDS encoding phosphoadenosine phosphosulfate reductase domain-containing protein — protein sequence MRPSYLGKIQLRWCDACHTPVLGEQCACGEKTHAVSITPPGDARPAFASDVALVNSIFIDYFGVPLIPEGHLAVLNKVPDPDRMEEVVLGGTVVAAIRYMPDEGFWEPLPRPSACRYMKPTKRYVVVDDGAVASIREGGSSLLAPGLVEIEDSVRTGDEVFLLSRSGECIGVGRARVDAAEARTMERGAVVRTRKIGDADAVPGEASWDDAVRANTRILDAYEGAALDFIRRVRESHAHLPANVSYSGGKDSLVTLILVLKAIGKVPALYADTGLEFPETEENVATVAERYGVEVVRAETGEAFWKNFEVEGPPAVNARWCCRVAKLEPVSRVIDERWGESLSFIGQRKYESLNRKNSPRVWRNRIVGNQVSAAPIQHWTAMHVWLYLFKEHAPYNVLYERGLDRIGCFMCPSSDRALLVRIKAAYPDLWQGWTERLDAWGAAHGMPADWAAEDLWRKRESGGDEDDSYN from the coding sequence ATGCGTCCGTCATATCTCGGAAAGATCCAGCTACGCTGGTGCGATGCCTGCCATACGCCCGTGCTCGGGGAGCAGTGCGCCTGCGGGGAAAAAACCCACGCGGTTTCCATCACCCCGCCTGGCGATGCACGCCCGGCCTTTGCGTCAGACGTCGCACTCGTCAACAGTATCTTCATCGATTACTTCGGCGTCCCCCTCATCCCTGAGGGGCACCTCGCCGTCCTCAACAAGGTCCCCGATCCTGACAGGATGGAGGAGGTGGTCCTGGGCGGCACGGTTGTTGCGGCCATCAGGTACATGCCCGACGAGGGCTTCTGGGAACCCCTGCCGCGGCCGTCCGCGTGCCGGTACATGAAACCGACGAAGCGCTACGTCGTCGTCGACGACGGCGCCGTGGCGTCGATCCGGGAGGGCGGGTCGAGTCTGCTTGCGCCGGGCCTTGTGGAGATCGAGGACTCGGTCAGGACGGGCGACGAGGTCTTCCTCCTCTCGCGGAGCGGCGAGTGCATCGGCGTCGGCCGCGCGCGGGTCGATGCGGCCGAAGCGCGCACGATGGAGAGGGGCGCGGTGGTGCGGACCCGGAAGATCGGGGATGCCGACGCCGTGCCCGGCGAGGCCAGCTGGGACGACGCCGTGAGGGCGAATACCCGTATTCTCGATGCTTATGAGGGGGCGGCGCTCGACTTCATCAGGAGGGTGCGGGAGAGTCATGCCCATCTCCCGGCGAATGTCTCGTATTCGGGCGGCAAGGACAGCCTTGTCACCCTCATCCTGGTGCTGAAGGCGATCGGCAAGGTGCCGGCCCTCTATGCCGACACGGGCCTGGAGTTCCCTGAGACCGAGGAGAATGTCGCCACCGTCGCCGAGCGCTACGGCGTGGAGGTGGTGCGGGCCGAGACAGGCGAGGCCTTCTGGAAGAACTTCGAGGTCGAGGGACCGCCGGCGGTCAATGCCCGCTGGTGCTGCCGCGTCGCAAAACTCGAACCTGTGTCCAGGGTGATCGACGAGCGGTGGGGCGAGTCACTCTCTTTTATCGGCCAGAGGAAGTACGAGTCTCTCAACCGGAAGAACAGCCCGAGGGTCTGGCGGAACAGGATTGTCGGGAACCAGGTCTCCGCAGCCCCGATCCAGCACTGGACGGCGATGCATGTCTGGCTCTATCTCTTCAAGGAGCACGCCCCCTACAATGTGCTCTACGAGAGGGGGCTCGACCGGATCGGCTGCTTTATGTGCCCGTCGAGCGACCGTGCACTGCTGGTGCGGATAAAGGCGGCCTACCCGGACCTCTGGCAGGGGTGGACGGAGAGGCTCGACGCCTGGGGCGCCGCACACGGCATGCCCGCAGACTGGGCGGCAGAAGACCTGTGGCGGAAGAGGGAGTCTGGCGGCGATGAAGACGATAGTTATAATTGA
- the alaS gene encoding alanine--tRNA ligase: protein MLEEEYQLEYFKSQGFVRKVCTKCGSAFWTRDPSRETCGDAPCEPYAFIGNPVFQPHSLDEMREAFLSFFERHGHTRIERYPVVARWRDDIYLTIASIADFQPFVTSGLVPPPANPLTISQPCIRLNDLDSVGRSGRHLTLFEMMAHHAFNSPTEDIYWKDRAVEFCDQFFASIGADLKKITFKENPWIGGGNAGASVEVLIGGLEVATLVFMSLTREKNEQEPVMLEGEPYYPMKMRIVDTGYGLERITWASKGSPTVYDAVFPEMVSHLMHAAGLEHLLDNKEFTKILSLNAKFAGLMDISGPNLYQLRKKVAATIDVPLDKLDKMITPIEKIYAIADHTRCLAYMLGDCIVPSNVREGYLVRLVIRRTLRMMADLELKGSLADLVEMQMKIVGLDAFQQDVKVVRDILDREVEKYAATLARGARIVQRIARTYKKKSERIPLQEVVTLYDSHGIPPEMVKEIAAQEGAVVEIPDNFYSQIADLHSENHVEKEADPLAKYRERVAGLPATKKLYYDQPADVEFEAMVIDYFDGYAVLDQTLFYPEGGGQPFDTGTLVTVENMVRVEETIKLGEVILHKVQGGILKRGDRVKGIVDEERRWTLMRHHTATHIILHATKEVLGAHIHQAGAQKGIDTSRVDIRHFKHITPEELKRIEVRANQIVMENAPVYITWEDRTRAEQKYGFGLYQGGVPPGKLIRVVQVAGDVEACAGTHCRSTGEVGPIAILRVEHIQDGIERLEFSAGIAAIYAMQHVKELIAQSAEILSVQQENLPTSVTRFFTEWKEQRKDIERLQQKVVDLEAQQLEAEEIEGHRIVVKQVDLPPQELVALASRLAENGEVALLVGGNERVHAVMASPVPELNAIEVIRDVCAALGGKGGGKPQLAQGSGPEAGKIGEALTLGRSLIEAKLHS from the coding sequence ATGCTCGAAGAAGAGTATCAGCTTGAATATTTTAAATCCCAGGGCTTCGTGCGGAAAGTCTGCACCAAGTGCGGGTCGGCGTTCTGGACCAGAGACCCGTCCCGGGAGACCTGCGGGGATGCACCCTGCGAGCCGTATGCCTTTATCGGCAACCCGGTTTTTCAGCCGCATTCCCTGGACGAGATGAGGGAGGCATTCCTTTCGTTTTTCGAGCGGCATGGCCACACGCGTATCGAGCGCTACCCTGTCGTCGCCCGCTGGCGTGACGACATCTACCTGACCATCGCCTCGATCGCAGACTTCCAGCCCTTCGTGACGAGCGGCCTCGTGCCCCCTCCGGCAAACCCGCTGACGATCTCGCAGCCCTGCATCAGGCTCAACGACCTCGATTCTGTCGGCAGGTCCGGTCGGCACCTGACCCTCTTCGAGATGATGGCGCACCATGCCTTCAACTCGCCGACCGAAGACATCTACTGGAAGGACAGGGCGGTCGAGTTCTGCGACCAGTTCTTCGCCTCGATCGGTGCCGACCTGAAAAAGATCACCTTCAAGGAAAACCCCTGGATCGGCGGCGGCAATGCCGGCGCATCCGTCGAGGTGCTCATCGGCGGCCTCGAAGTCGCAACCCTTGTCTTCATGAGCCTGACACGGGAGAAAAACGAGCAGGAACCGGTCATGCTGGAGGGCGAGCCCTACTATCCGATGAAGATGCGGATCGTGGACACCGGCTACGGCCTTGAGAGGATCACCTGGGCCTCGAAGGGGTCGCCGACGGTGTACGATGCCGTCTTCCCGGAGATGGTGAGCCACCTGATGCACGCGGCAGGCCTCGAACACCTCCTCGACAACAAGGAGTTCACGAAGATCCTCAGCCTCAACGCAAAGTTTGCCGGCCTGATGGACATCAGCGGCCCGAACCTCTATCAGCTCAGAAAGAAGGTCGCCGCCACGATCGATGTCCCCCTGGACAAGCTGGACAAGATGATCACGCCGATCGAGAAGATCTACGCGATCGCCGACCACACCCGCTGCCTCGCCTATATGCTCGGCGACTGCATCGTCCCCTCGAATGTCCGCGAGGGCTATCTTGTCAGGCTCGTGATCCGCCGCACCCTCAGGATGATGGCAGACCTCGAACTCAAGGGCAGCCTCGCCGACCTTGTCGAGATGCAGATGAAGATCGTCGGGCTTGACGCCTTCCAGCAGGACGTCAAGGTCGTCCGCGATATCCTGGACCGCGAGGTGGAGAAATACGCGGCGACCCTCGCCCGCGGCGCACGTATCGTCCAGAGGATTGCCCGCACCTACAAGAAGAAGAGCGAGCGGATCCCCCTGCAGGAGGTCGTCACCCTGTACGACTCGCACGGCATCCCACCCGAGATGGTGAAGGAGATCGCTGCACAGGAAGGCGCGGTCGTCGAGATCCCGGACAACTTCTACTCGCAGATCGCCGACCTCCACTCGGAGAACCATGTGGAGAAGGAAGCCGACCCGCTGGCAAAGTACCGCGAGCGTGTCGCCGGTCTCCCGGCGACGAAGAAGCTCTACTATGATCAGCCTGCCGACGTCGAGTTCGAGGCAATGGTCATCGACTACTTCGACGGCTATGCGGTCCTCGACCAGACCCTCTTCTATCCGGAAGGCGGCGGTCAGCCCTTCGACACCGGCACCCTCGTCACAGTGGAGAACATGGTGAGGGTGGAGGAGACGATCAAGCTCGGCGAGGTGATCCTCCACAAGGTGCAGGGCGGCATCCTCAAGCGCGGCGACCGCGTCAAGGGTATCGTCGACGAGGAGCGGCGCTGGACGCTGATGCGCCACCACACCGCGACCCACATCATCCTCCACGCCACCAAGGAGGTGCTCGGCGCCCATATCCACCAGGCTGGCGCCCAGAAGGGGATCGATACATCGAGGGTCGATATCAGGCACTTCAAGCATATCACCCCCGAAGAACTGAAGAGGATCGAGGTCCGTGCGAACCAGATCGTGATGGAGAATGCCCCGGTCTATATCACCTGGGAGGACAGGACGCGTGCCGAGCAGAAGTACGGCTTCGGCCTGTACCAGGGCGGTGTCCCGCCGGGCAAGTTGATCCGGGTCGTCCAGGTGGCCGGAGATGTGGAGGCCTGTGCAGGCACGCACTGCCGCTCCACCGGCGAGGTCGGGCCGATCGCGATCCTGCGGGTCGAGCACATCCAGGACGGTATCGAGAGGCTGGAGTTCTCCGCGGGTATTGCGGCGATCTACGCGATGCAGCACGTGAAGGAGCTCATCGCCCAGTCTGCCGAGATCCTCAGCGTCCAGCAGGAGAACCTGCCCACCAGCGTGACCCGCTTCTTTACCGAGTGGAAGGAGCAGAGGAAGGATATCGAGAGGCTGCAGCAGAAGGTCGTGGACCTGGAGGCGCAGCAGCTTGAGGCGGAGGAGATCGAGGGCCACCGTATCGTGGTGAAGCAGGTCGATTTGCCGCCGCAGGAACTGGTGGCGCTGGCATCAAGGCTCGCGGAGAACGGCGAGGTCGCACTCCTTGTCGGCGGGAACGAGCGTGTGCATGCCGTGATGGCGTCCCCGGTTCCCGAACTGAATGCAATCGAGGTCATCAGGGATGTCTGTGCGGCCCTCGGCGGCAAGGGCGGCGGAAAGCCCCAGCTTGCTCAGGGCAGCGGTCCCGAGGCCGGAAAGATCGGCGAGGCACTTACTCTCGGCCGGTCCCTGATCGAAGCGAAACTGCATAGCTGA
- a CDS encoding transglutaminase domain-containing protein, whose protein sequence is MRASKTPERSQKKKDENIMKFFGFLGVFFLIAVFCTILTSVQTSLALDEYFSVIYKTTIQPHGEQEIEQIVARVRNISDTSEKLDAIAAWETENFTEIYWEKSRENNLSIKIMDPPIGRWVYESTGKIRPMNNPYANDPAWIAYYRFGACGELAHLFADVANRSGYETRVVVAILKNPPGNHAWAEIKIGDEWEYYDPTVYGEYHYLGKQAFHGRWFNKIENYDIFQPERVAGVYFVDDGVDTGSRYPRLIVSSPNRKIDEQIETIIDYWHIDEIFKIEPQ, encoded by the coding sequence ATGAGAGCGTCAAAAACCCCAGAACGCTCTCAGAAAAAGAAGGACGAAAATATTATGAAATTCTTCGGATTTTTAGGTGTCTTTTTCTTAATTGCTGTTTTTTGTACCATCTTAACTTCAGTTCAGACTTCTCTTGCCCTTGATGAATATTTTTCAGTCATATACAAAACGACAATACAACCCCACGGGGAACAGGAAATTGAGCAGATTGTCGCCAGAGTTCGAAATATTTCAGATACCTCAGAAAAACTCGACGCCATTGCTGCATGGGAAACAGAAAATTTCACCGAAATATACTGGGAAAAAAGCCGAGAGAACAATCTCTCAATAAAGATCATGGATCCGCCAATCGGGAGATGGGTCTATGAATCAACAGGAAAGATCCGGCCGATGAATAATCCCTATGCAAATGATCCAGCATGGATCGCATATTACCGATTCGGAGCGTGTGGTGAACTTGCTCATCTCTTTGCAGATGTGGCGAATCGATCAGGGTATGAAACAAGAGTTGTAGTTGCGATTCTGAAAAACCCACCCGGAAATCATGCTTGGGCGGAAATAAAAATAGGAGATGAATGGGAATATTATGATCCGACGGTGTATGGAGAATATCACTATTTAGGGAAGCAAGCATTTCATGGACGTTGGTTCAATAAAATTGAAAATTATGATATATTCCAACCAGAAAGAGTAGCGGGAGTATATTTCGTGGATGATGGAGTGGACACCGGAAGCAGATATCCCAGATTGATCGTATCTTCACCTAACAGAAAGATCGATGAACAAATTGAAACAATCATAGATTACTGGCATATCGACGAAATTTTTAAGATTGAACCTCAATAA
- a CDS encoding ArsR/SmtB family transcription factor has product MTEEVVVLEPGDERAKKIAKAMASQTANDILSDLKEGPLSAAEIADHLSIPITTLKYHIENLADAGLIKIVRTKWSSKGREMKVYGLTDTLLIVAPQVKDIRSILLKYASLFGVVVFATVIAAVVMPMLMPPAPEPMPRMVAFNEGAPLGAAPKAGGEGFLGGVDTSVLAFFLGGSTVLLVLLVYEVYLYFTYYRRRKSRV; this is encoded by the coding sequence ATGACGGAAGAGGTTGTGGTGCTGGAGCCCGGCGACGAGCGGGCGAAGAAGATCGCGAAGGCGATGGCGAGTCAGACGGCGAACGATATTCTCTCCGACCTGAAGGAGGGGCCGCTCAGCGCCGCCGAGATCGCTGACCACCTCTCCATCCCCATCACCACCCTCAAATACCATATCGAGAACCTGGCCGACGCGGGCCTGATCAAGATCGTCAGGACGAAGTGGAGTTCGAAGGGGCGTGAGATGAAGGTCTACGGCCTCACCGACACTCTCCTCATCGTCGCCCCGCAGGTGAAAGACATCAGGTCGATCCTCCTGAAGTACGCCTCCCTCTTCGGGGTCGTCGTCTTCGCGACGGTCATTGCAGCGGTGGTGATGCCGATGCTCATGCCGCCGGCGCCCGAACCCATGCCGCGGATGGTGGCGTTCAACGAGGGTGCCCCTCTCGGGGCCGCACCCAAAGCAGGAGGGGAGGGCTTCCTTGGTGGGGTCGACACCTCGGTCCTCGCCTTCTTCCTCGGCGGGAGCACGGTGCTCCTTGTACTCCTCGTCTATGAGGTGTATCTGTACTTCACGTACTATCGGCGGAGAAAGAGCAGGGTGTGA
- a CDS encoding 4Fe-4S binding protein has protein sequence MKLMVSFSKKKVREPIIARVVKDTGVLINVERARIEPGEGEVLIDVPNGSADEVSQKMRDMGATVRVLEDAIHHNETECVDCGACISICPQDVFSFDDDWNLVLDQKRCVLCGRCLQACPHGALSLLR, from the coding sequence ATGAAGTTGATGGTCTCATTTTCTAAAAAGAAAGTCCGCGAACCGATCATCGCCCGGGTGGTCAAGGACACCGGCGTCCTGATCAATGTCGAGCGGGCACGGATCGAACCGGGCGAGGGCGAGGTGCTCATCGACGTCCCGAACGGTTCTGCAGACGAAGTCAGCCAGAAGATGCGCGACATGGGAGCGACGGTGCGGGTGCTCGAAGACGCCATCCACCACAACGAGACAGAGTGCGTGGACTGCGGGGCGTGCATCAGCATCTGCCCGCAGGACGTCTTCTCCTTCGACGACGACTGGAACCTCGTCCTCGACCAGAAGCGCTGCGTTCTCTGCGGCCGGTGCCTCCAGGCGTGCCCGCACGGGGCGCTCTCTCTGTTGAGATGA